The following proteins are co-located in the Desulfovibrio inopinatus DSM 10711 genome:
- a CDS encoding response regulator — MLSSLGIRMKLSFIFGLLLVLLAIMFVLSFIALSASSQGFEQYRQWALDANASSTVRSDILRLRSYANAYLADRGKKDVELYSTLWKRVNEDISYTREHFEDKSRLEEIEKGYAALSEFNMTFERVVRLDGIVTEQFDNVLHHQGSLLETMFEEFLEDSAAQDQVSWRIEQSFTSLMKSRLCVVEFMRSPSRSKAAQCRDFINQLKTHLHALEQIDNSRKVLILQRSAMTMVDNYSDAFRSISDDILQRDSLVFDKMTRLETEVTSHFDSIAKEMKKEQDYLGPVLQAQNTRTLAILLVVGTFSFVIGLVALFVLFPRIVRPIFAYVAFANDIADGRLTSRLDVAKGNKDEFAILGQALNAMADKLRISMWIKDGQNELDAVLRLVQAKEETVRYVLELLIKRTPAVLGAYFERNNENLRLTVSHAFSDRKGNFNEIALGEGLVGQCALEKETIVFQGPLLEHAPVFHTGIDERHVNAVIVVPLLKEDRVVAVMLLGSLSPFEPHERDFIEVAVGSLGPVLAELSSRFRVETLLVEAQQSAIQLQEQREELRATNEELVEQAEALRHTQRTLEEQREELRAVNEELEERAEAMEKQRDDLRKTNAEVLQVKAEVEQASRYKSEFLANMSHELRTPLNSILILSQLLTENMDGNLNEQQLEFTRTIHDSGTDLLTLISDILDLSKIEAGHMEAQYEEVSVAFVAETMKSVFEQHAESKRLGLRVEVAPDTPETIYTDEQRLRQILSNLLSNAIKFTEHGHVELLIRPVNPDECDIPGGHHESVLAFSVRDTGIGIPDEKYDQIFQAFTQADGAISRKYGGTGLGLSISMELARLLHGSITVESKAGEGSVFTLYLPLRMPRTVESSSEAGDEAPNEDNGAKTVLVIEDDIAFSSLVSRFIKDQGLKAVVVPHGKSGLEQARTLLPHGIVLDLSLPDMDGWAVLEQLKADPVTASIPVHVISGREDIVASLGRGASGYLSKPVDINRLDEVVGEMALDKPSSISDVVILEIDSIAPGAVGTFLEEKGFNVETLSSIEAGIARLKERSCDFVLVVFGTSEQETFDGLRQLHDIDEAGGIPIIAFAESGIDPRMAEAMSPYCKSIIVSSEQSSERLLQEMALFLSKVEKTENEITCLDVEVSRDDNNGVGGFSSLNGHTVLIVDDDVRNIFALTQILESRGMRVVNASNGHEAINRLHETSDVDIILMDIMMPEMDGYETIEAIRKQEAYKSVPIIALTAKAMKDDKAKCLEVGASDYLSKPIESEKLLSLMRVWISAK, encoded by the coding sequence ATGTTGTCCTCTCTTGGTATTCGAATGAAATTATCTTTTATTTTTGGGCTTCTCCTTGTTTTGTTGGCTATTATGTTCGTCCTTTCTTTCATTGCGCTGAGTGCATCTTCTCAGGGATTCGAACAATACAGGCAATGGGCACTGGATGCAAATGCATCATCGACCGTGCGCTCAGATATTCTCCGCTTACGCTCTTATGCAAATGCGTACCTTGCAGATAGAGGGAAAAAAGATGTTGAACTGTACTCAACGCTCTGGAAGCGGGTCAACGAAGATATTTCATATACGAGAGAGCATTTTGAAGACAAGTCTCGTTTGGAAGAGATAGAGAAAGGATATGCAGCTCTTTCAGAATTTAATATGACGTTTGAACGCGTTGTCCGACTTGATGGCATTGTAACAGAGCAATTCGACAATGTATTGCATCACCAAGGTTCGCTTCTTGAGACGATGTTTGAAGAATTTCTCGAAGATTCTGCTGCACAGGATCAAGTTTCATGGAGAATTGAGCAGTCATTTACTTCGTTAATGAAAAGTCGTTTATGCGTAGTTGAATTCATGCGATCACCGTCACGAAGCAAAGCTGCGCAATGTAGAGATTTTATTAATCAATTAAAGACGCATCTTCATGCACTTGAACAAATTGATAATAGCCGGAAAGTGTTGATTCTACAGCGCTCAGCAATGACGATGGTTGATAACTACTCCGACGCATTTCGATCAATTTCTGATGATATATTGCAACGTGATTCACTTGTTTTTGACAAAATGACGCGTCTCGAGACAGAAGTAACAAGCCATTTTGATTCAATTGCTAAAGAAATGAAAAAAGAACAAGATTATCTTGGTCCTGTATTGCAGGCACAAAATACAAGGACACTTGCTATACTTCTGGTCGTGGGGACATTTTCATTTGTGATTGGTCTTGTTGCTTTGTTTGTCTTGTTTCCTCGCATTGTACGTCCTATCTTTGCCTATGTTGCTTTTGCCAATGATATTGCCGATGGGCGCTTGACGAGTCGCCTGGATGTGGCAAAGGGGAATAAAGACGAGTTTGCAATTCTTGGTCAGGCGCTTAATGCCATGGCCGACAAACTTCGGATTTCCATGTGGATTAAGGATGGACAAAACGAACTTGATGCTGTGTTGCGTCTTGTCCAGGCTAAAGAAGAGACCGTGCGCTATGTTTTGGAACTTCTGATCAAGCGTACACCAGCAGTTCTCGGCGCCTATTTTGAACGAAATAACGAAAATCTACGTTTGACGGTCAGTCATGCGTTTTCGGACCGAAAAGGCAATTTTAATGAAATAGCTCTTGGTGAAGGACTCGTTGGGCAATGCGCCCTTGAGAAAGAGACGATTGTTTTTCAGGGCCCACTTCTTGAACACGCGCCAGTTTTTCATACCGGTATTGATGAACGACACGTCAATGCAGTTATTGTTGTGCCACTTCTGAAAGAAGATCGCGTTGTCGCCGTTATGCTTTTGGGTTCCTTGTCGCCCTTTGAGCCACACGAGCGTGATTTTATAGAAGTGGCGGTTGGGAGCTTGGGGCCGGTATTGGCCGAATTGTCTTCTCGTTTTCGCGTAGAAACGCTCTTGGTGGAAGCGCAACAGTCGGCGATTCAATTGCAAGAACAACGAGAAGAATTACGGGCGACAAACGAAGAGCTTGTGGAACAGGCCGAAGCGTTACGCCATACGCAACGTACACTGGAAGAGCAACGAGAAGAGCTTCGTGCGGTCAATGAAGAGTTGGAAGAACGTGCCGAAGCCATGGAAAAACAACGGGACGACTTGCGCAAAACCAATGCTGAAGTACTTCAGGTGAAGGCTGAGGTCGAGCAGGCCAGTCGATATAAATCCGAATTTTTGGCGAATATGTCGCATGAATTGAGAACTCCACTCAATAGTATCCTCATTTTATCCCAGTTGTTGACAGAGAATATGGATGGAAATCTCAATGAACAACAGTTGGAGTTCACGCGAACCATACATGATTCCGGAACGGATTTATTGACACTGATTAGTGACATTCTCGATCTATCCAAAATTGAAGCCGGACATATGGAAGCGCAATATGAAGAAGTGTCTGTTGCTTTTGTCGCGGAAACAATGAAGTCCGTATTTGAACAGCACGCCGAAAGCAAACGCCTTGGCCTAAGAGTGGAAGTCGCTCCAGATACGCCCGAAACCATATACACGGATGAGCAGAGATTACGGCAAATTTTGAGTAATCTGTTGTCCAATGCCATAAAGTTTACGGAACACGGGCATGTAGAACTCCTCATACGCCCGGTTAATCCAGACGAATGTGACATACCCGGAGGGCATCACGAGTCAGTGCTTGCATTTTCGGTACGCGATACAGGAATCGGTATTCCCGACGAGAAGTACGATCAAATTTTTCAGGCCTTTACTCAGGCCGATGGTGCAATCAGTCGCAAATACGGAGGCACGGGACTTGGATTATCCATATCCATGGAGTTAGCCAGACTCTTGCACGGCTCCATTACAGTCGAAAGCAAGGCAGGAGAAGGGAGTGTTTTTACATTGTATCTTCCGTTGCGTATGCCGCGTACGGTTGAATCGTCTTCAGAGGCTGGGGATGAAGCCCCCAATGAAGACAATGGTGCCAAAACCGTCCTTGTTATTGAAGATGATATCGCGTTTTCCAGCTTGGTCAGTCGCTTCATCAAAGATCAAGGTTTGAAAGCTGTTGTGGTTCCGCATGGAAAGTCTGGATTGGAGCAGGCGCGTACACTTCTCCCCCATGGTATTGTTCTCGATTTGAGTCTGCCGGACATGGATGGGTGGGCCGTTCTCGAACAACTCAAAGCCGATCCCGTGACCGCATCTATTCCAGTTCATGTCATATCTGGACGAGAAGATATCGTTGCATCGCTTGGTCGTGGAGCCTCTGGCTATTTATCAAAGCCTGTGGACATCAATCGACTCGATGAAGTTGTTGGCGAAATGGCTTTGGATAAGCCGTCTTCGATTTCCGATGTTGTTATCCTGGAAATCGACTCTATTGCTCCGGGAGCTGTGGGGACTTTTTTGGAAGAGAAAGGATTCAATGTAGAAACGTTGTCCTCAATAGAAGCTGGCATTGCTCGTCTCAAAGAACGATCATGTGATTTTGTGCTCGTTGTTTTTGGTACGTCTGAACAAGAAACCTTTGATGGATTGCGCCAGCTCCATGATATTGATGAAGCGGGGGGAATTCCGATTATTGCCTTTGCAGAAAGCGGTATTGATCCACGTATGGCCGAAGCGATGTCTCCATATTGCAAAAGCATAATTGTTTCCAGTGAACAATCATCTGAACGGTTGTTACAGGAGATGGCGTTGTTCCTTTCTAAAGTTGAGAAAACCGAAAATGAAATCACGTGCTTAGATGTTGAGGTTTCGCGCGACGATAATAATGGAGTTGGAGGTTTTTCGTCCCTGAACGGGCATACAGTACTCATTGTCGATGATGACGTGCGGAATATTTTTGCTTTGACTCAAATCCTTGAAAGTCGCGGTATGCGGGTGGTCAACGCATCAAATGGTCACGAAGCGATAAATCGACTTCATGAGACCTCTGATGTTGACATTATACTCATGGATATCATGATGCCGGAGATGGATGGATATGAGACCATTGAGGCTATTCGGAAACAGGAGGCATACAAAAGCGTACCGATTATTGCGCTCACGGCGAAAGCCATGAAAGATGATAAAGCGAAATGTCTTGAGGTCGGTGCAAGCGACTACTTATCGAAACCAATTGAGAGCGAAAAATTACTCAGTCTCATGCGTGTCTGGATTTCTGCCAAGTAA